In a genomic window of Phalacrocorax aristotelis chromosome 8, bGulAri2.1, whole genome shotgun sequence:
- the THOC3 gene encoding THO complex subunit 3 isoform X1: MALSPYVQAMQELFRANTRSREFPAHGAKVHSVAWSCCGRRLASGSFDKTASVFLLEKDRLVKENNYRGHGDSVDQLCWHPSNPDLFVTASGDKTIRIWDVRTTKCIATVNTKGENINICWSPDGQTIAVGNKDDVVTFIDAKTHRSKAEEQFKFEVNEISWNNDNNMFFLTNGNGCINILSTQGFQERGCAPAWFVYSPSPKPALLVDEPYAPSLLPALFLHLCSYPELKPIQSINAHPSNCICIKFDPMGKYFATGSADALVSLWDVDELVCVRCFSRLDWPVRTLSFSHDGKMLASASEDHFIDIAEVETGEKLWEVQCESPTFTVAWHPKRPLLAFACDDKDGKYDSSREAGTVKLFGLPNDS, translated from the exons ATGGCGCTGTCGCCCTACGTGCAGGCCATGCAGGAGCTGTTCCGCGCCAACACGCGGAGCCGCGAATTCCCGGCCCACGGCGCCAAGGTGCATTCGGTGGCCTGGAGCTGCTGCGGGCGCCGCCTAGCCTCCGGCTCCTTCGACAAGACCGCCAGCGTCTTCCTCCTCGAGAAAGATCGGCTG gtgaaggagaacaactacCGGGGCCACGGGGACAGTGTGGATCAACTCTGCTGGCACCCCAGCAACCCTGACCTCTTTGTCACAGCATCTGGGGACAAAACCATCCGCATCTGGGACGTCCGCACCACAAAGTGCATCGCCACTGTCAATACCAAAG GGGAGAACATCAACATCTGTTGGAGCCCTGATGGACAGACCATCGCAGTGGGGAACAAGGATGATGTGGTCACTTTCATTGATGCTAAGACGCATCGCTCCAAAGCTGAGGAACAGTTCAAGTTTGAGGTGAATGAGATCTCCTGGAACAATGATAACAACATGTTCTTCCTCACTAATGGGAATGGCTGCATCAACATCCTCAG CACTCAAGGTTTCCAAGAGCGTGGCTGTGCACCAGCTTGGTTTGTTTACAGTCCCAGTCCCAAACCTGCCCTGCTTGTAGACGAGCCCTATGCTCCTTCACTGCTTCCTGCCCTCTTCCTTCATCTCTGCAGCTACCCAGAGCTGAAGCCCATTCAGTCCATCAATGCTCATCCTTCAAACTGCATCTGCATCAAGTTTGATCCCATGGGGAAGTACTTTGCCACAGGCAGTGCTGATGCGTTAGTCAGCCTCTGGGATGTGGATGAACTGGTGTGTGTGAGGTGCTTCTCAAG GCTTGACTGGCCTGTGCGAACGCTGAGCTTTAGCCACGATGGGAAGATGCTGGCATCAGCGTCAGAAGATCACTTCATTGACATTGCAGAGGTGGAGACAG GAGAGAAGCTCTGGGAGGTGCAGTGCGAGTCCCCCACGTTCACAGTGGCCTGGCACCCGAAGAGGCCACTGCTGGCCTTCGCCTGTGATGACAAAGATGGCAAATACGACAGCAGCCGGGAAGCAGGCACCGTCAAGCTCTTTGGGCTCCCCAATGACTCCTAA
- the THOC3 gene encoding THO complex subunit 3 isoform X2 — MALSPYVQAMQELFRANTRSREFPAHGAKVHSVAWSCCGRRLASGSFDKTASVFLLEKDRLVKENNYRGHGDSVDQLCWHPSNPDLFVTASGDKTIRIWDVRTTKCIATVNTKGENINICWSPDGQTIAVGNKDDVVTFIDAKTHRSKAEEQFKFEVNEISWNNDNNMFFLTNGNGCINILSYPELKPIQSINAHPSNCICIKFDPMGKYFATGSADALVSLWDVDELVCVRCFSRLDWPVRTLSFSHDGKMLASASEDHFIDIAEVETGEKLWEVQCESPTFTVAWHPKRPLLAFACDDKDGKYDSSREAGTVKLFGLPNDS; from the exons ATGGCGCTGTCGCCCTACGTGCAGGCCATGCAGGAGCTGTTCCGCGCCAACACGCGGAGCCGCGAATTCCCGGCCCACGGCGCCAAGGTGCATTCGGTGGCCTGGAGCTGCTGCGGGCGCCGCCTAGCCTCCGGCTCCTTCGACAAGACCGCCAGCGTCTTCCTCCTCGAGAAAGATCGGCTG gtgaaggagaacaactacCGGGGCCACGGGGACAGTGTGGATCAACTCTGCTGGCACCCCAGCAACCCTGACCTCTTTGTCACAGCATCTGGGGACAAAACCATCCGCATCTGGGACGTCCGCACCACAAAGTGCATCGCCACTGTCAATACCAAAG GGGAGAACATCAACATCTGTTGGAGCCCTGATGGACAGACCATCGCAGTGGGGAACAAGGATGATGTGGTCACTTTCATTGATGCTAAGACGCATCGCTCCAAAGCTGAGGAACAGTTCAAGTTTGAGGTGAATGAGATCTCCTGGAACAATGATAACAACATGTTCTTCCTCACTAATGGGAATGGCTGCATCAACATCCTCAG CTACCCAGAGCTGAAGCCCATTCAGTCCATCAATGCTCATCCTTCAAACTGCATCTGCATCAAGTTTGATCCCATGGGGAAGTACTTTGCCACAGGCAGTGCTGATGCGTTAGTCAGCCTCTGGGATGTGGATGAACTGGTGTGTGTGAGGTGCTTCTCAAG GCTTGACTGGCCTGTGCGAACGCTGAGCTTTAGCCACGATGGGAAGATGCTGGCATCAGCGTCAGAAGATCACTTCATTGACATTGCAGAGGTGGAGACAG GAGAGAAGCTCTGGGAGGTGCAGTGCGAGTCCCCCACGTTCACAGTGGCCTGGCACCCGAAGAGGCCACTGCTGGCCTTCGCCTGTGATGACAAAGATGGCAAATACGACAGCAGCCGGGAAGCAGGCACCGTCAAGCTCTTTGGGCTCCCCAATGACTCCTAA
- the CPLX2 gene encoding complexin-2 — MDFVMKQALGGATKDMGKMLGGEEEKDPDAQKKEEERQEALRQQEEERKAKHARMEAEREKVRQQIRDKYGLKKKEEKEAEEKAALEQPCEGSLTRPKKAIPAGCGDEEEEEEESILDTVLKYLPGPLQDMFKK, encoded by the exons ATGGACTTTGTCATGAAGCAAGCACTGGGCG GCGCCACCAAGGACATGGGGAAGATGCTGGGGGgtgaggaggagaaggaccCTGACGCAcaaaagaaggaggaggagaggcaggaggccCTGcgccagcaggaggaggagcgGAAAGCCAAACACGCCCGCATGGAAGCCGAGCGGGAGAAAGTCCGGCAGCAGATCCGCGACAAG TACGGgctgaagaagaaggaggagaaggaggcgGAGGAGAAAGCCGCACTGGAGCAGCCATGTGAGGGCAGCCTGACACGCCCCAAGAAGGCGATTCCAGCGGGCTGTggggacgaggaggaggaggaggaggagagcatcCTGGACACCGTCCTCAAGTACCTGCCAGGCCCATTGCAGGATATGTTCAAGAAGTAA